GAGCCGGGCAGCGCGATCGCCGACGGCATCCAGATCGCCGCCCCCGCTCGAATGGACGAGCTCCTCGAGGCGATCCGCGAGACCGACGGCGACGCCATCGCGCTCGGCGCGGATCCGATCGAGGCGACGCTGGATCGCCTCCACCGCAACGGCTTCTACGTCGAACCGACGAGCGCGGCCGCCCCGGCGGCCTTAGAGCAGTACCGGGAGGCGGGCGTCCTCGAGGCGGACGACGATGTTGTCGTGCCGCTGACCGGAAGCGGCCTGAAGACGCTGTAACCTGCGGCAGCAACGACCGCCGAGAACGGCAGCTTTTGATACGTCGGTGCCGAACTATCGACCAGATGGTTCGTCGGCCACCCGCGTACTGTCCCTACTGCGGCGACGCCCTCGAGACGATCGCACTCGACGGCCGCGAGCGCAAGCGCTGTCCGGGCTGCGGCGAGGTGATCTGGCACAATCCGGTCCCCTGCGCGGGCGTCGCAGTCGTCGACCGCACGGGGGACGAACCCGCGGTCCTCTGCGTCGAACGCGGCGTGCCGCCCGGCGTCGGCGAGTGGACGATTCCCGGCGGCCACATCGAAACCGGCGAGCAGCCCCACGTCGGCGCCGCCCGCGAACTCGAGGAGGAGACCGGCGTCTCGGTCGACCCGGACGCCCTCCGGGTGTTCGACGCGGCGGCGCTCCCGCCGCGGGCGGACAAACACGTCCTGATGACCTACTACGTCGTCGACCGCGCCGAGACGACGGGCGAGCCCCGAGCCGGTAGCGACGCGGCTGACGCGCGGTTCTGGACGCCGTCGGCCTTCGACGCCGCGGACGAGCGGTTCCGACCGGTCCACGAGGCGCGGTTCCGGGCGGCCGCGATGTTGTTCGAGTGAGCGGCTCGCCGCGACTGCCGCCGGAATCGGGGCCGAAATCAATATCAGGGGATTAATGAGCGCTCCCACCCAGCATCGAACGATGAGTATCCCGTCGTTCGTCATCGGGATCGCCGGGGGGACGGGAGCCGGAAAGACGACGGTCGCGCGGACCGTCGCGGACACCGTCGGCGAGGCCGTGACCCGCATTCCGCTGGACAACTACTACGAAGACCTCTCGCACCTCGAGTTCGAGGAGCGCAAGGAGGTCAACTACGACCACCCCGACGCCTTCGAGTGGGAACTGCTGCGCGAACACCTGAACCAGTTGCTGATGGGCCAGCCCGTCGAGATGCCTCAGTACGACTTCGAGATCCACAACCGCAAGGACGAGCGCGTCACCGTCGAGCCGACGGACGTGATCGTCCTCGAGGGGATTTTCTCGCTGTACGACGAGGAGATCATCGAGATGCTGGACCTGCGGGTGTACGTCATGACCGACGCCGACGTCCGCATCCTGCGGCGCATCGAGCGCGACGTCGTCGACCGGGGCCGCGACCTCGAGGGAGTCATGGACCAGTACCTGGAGACGGTCAAGCCGATGCACGAGCAGTTCGTCGAGCCGACGAAAAAGAACGCGGACGTGATCATTCCGGAGGGGGCGAACCAGATGGCGGTCGATCTCCTGATCGAGAAGATCGAGGCCGAGCGGACCGATACGCCGGGAGCGAGCGGGGCCGGCGGTGCAGGCGGTGCGACCGACGCGGAGCCGGACCCCGAAGCCGACCGCGAGCGTGACCTTCCCTTTCCGGAGCCGTCGACCGACTGATCTGGATCGGCGCGACCGGGATCGGTGACGGTCGGCCGGGAATCGCTCGAGCCCTCGTCCTGCCGATAGGCGAAACGAACCCGACATTCCTTTACTGTCGCCCTGAATACGGGCGGGTATGTTCCTCTCCCTACGCGACGAGGTCGAGGACGCCCTCGAGGGGGCGCTCTCGGCGCTCGAGTTTCCCACCGACGATCTCGGGCTCGAAGAACCGCCGGAAGACGTCGAGAGCGTGCTCGCCTCGAGCGTCGCCTTCCGACTCGCCGGCGAGGCCGGCCAAGCGCCGCCCCAGGTCGCCGCTCGGATTGCAGACGAGATCGACGCCGACGACCTGACCTACGTCGCCGAGATCCAGACGCAGGGCCCCTACCTCAACTTCCTGCCCAGCGACGCCTACCTCGCCGCGACGCTCGAGACGGCCACCGACGAGGCCTACGGCGCGCTCGCGGATCGGGAGGAGTCGGTCGTCGTCGAACACACCAGCGCCAACCCGACCGGCCCGGTCCACGTCGGCCGCGCGCGGAATCCGATCATCGGCGACGCCGTCGCGAATTTGCTCGACTACGCCGGCTACGACGTCGAACGCCACTACTACGTTAACGACGCCGGCCGCCAGATGGCCGTCTTCACGTGGGCCTAC
This portion of the Halopiger aswanensis genome encodes:
- a CDS encoding NUDIX domain-containing protein: MVRRPPAYCPYCGDALETIALDGRERKRCPGCGEVIWHNPVPCAGVAVVDRTGDEPAVLCVERGVPPGVGEWTIPGGHIETGEQPHVGAARELEEETGVSVDPDALRVFDAAALPPRADKHVLMTYYVVDRAETTGEPRAGSDAADARFWTPSAFDAADERFRPVHEARFRAAAMLFE
- the udk gene encoding uridine kinase; translated protein: MSIPSFVIGIAGGTGAGKTTVARTVADTVGEAVTRIPLDNYYEDLSHLEFEERKEVNYDHPDAFEWELLREHLNQLLMGQPVEMPQYDFEIHNRKDERVTVEPTDVIVLEGIFSLYDEEIIEMLDLRVYVMTDADVRILRRIERDVVDRGRDLEGVMDQYLETVKPMHEQFVEPTKKNADVIIPEGANQMAVDLLIEKIEAERTDTPGASGAGGAGGATDAEPDPEADRERDLPFPEPSTD